A genomic region of Vitis vinifera cultivar Pinot Noir 40024 chromosome 7, ASM3070453v1 contains the following coding sequences:
- the LOC100266566 gene encoding potassium transporter 5: MSSDVVNSPDDTHDQGLKSKKLSRGKLRRMDSLDMESGTVHGHSHHGSKDTKDWSVILHLAFQSMGIVYGDIGTSPLYVYASTFTDGVKHNDDILGVLSIIFYTLTLIPLFKYVLTVLKATDNGEGGTFALYSLICRYAKVGLIPSQQAEDREVSNFRLELPSKRLQMASKLKSKLEKSNFAKFFLLFATMLGTSMVIGDGVLTPCISVLSAVGGIKEVTDSMTQDRIVWISVAILVCLFMVQRFGTDKVGYSFAPIICVWFALISGIGVYNFIKFDPTVVKAINPKYIINYFRRNKKEAWISLGGAVLSITGTEALFADVGHFTVRSIQISMCAVTYPALVLAYTGQASFLRKHHQDVADLFFKSIPHGLYWPMFVVAVSASIIASQAMISGTFSIIQQSLSLGCFPRVKIVHTSTKYEGQVYIPEVNYLLMLACVGVTVGFKTTTKIGNAYGIAVVFVMTLTSSFLVLVMIMIWKTHILLVISYVVVIGSIELLYLSSVLYKFDQGGYLPLAFALVLMTIMYIWNDVYRRKYYYDLDHKISPEVVKELVGSTNFSRIPGLAIFYSELVHGIPPIFKHYMENVPALHSVLVFVSIKSLPISKVPVEERFLFRRVDPDDIYVFQCVVRYGYTDMRFEEDPFERLLVERLKEFIREHTGDMDSGELQDRLINVENEAEESKEIDEERLQEDEERRQENVDKDIEAIDRAAQAGVVHLIGETEVMADKGSGLGKKVLINVGYNILKKNLRQAESVFDIPHKRMLKVGMIYEL; encoded by the exons ATGTCTTCTGATGTGGTAAACAGCCCTGATGACACCCATGATCAAGGCCTCAAATCAAAGAAACTCTCACGGGGAAAATTGCGTCGTATGGACTCCCTAGACATGGAGTCCGGGACTGTACATGGCCACAGCCACCATGGCTCCAAG GATACCAAGGACTGGTCTGTGATACTGCACCTGGCGTTTCAGAGCATGGGAATAGTGTATGGGGACATTGGAACTTCGCCGTTGTACGTGTATGCAAGCACTTTCACTGATGGTGTCAAACATAATGATGATATTCTGGGGGTTCTTTCTATCATCTTCTACACCCTCACCCTCATCCCTCTCTTCAAGTACGTCTTGACTGTGTTGAAGGCCACTGATAATGGCGAGG GAGGGACATTTGCTTTGTATTCTCTTATATGCCGATATGCCAAGGTGGGGTTGATCCCTAGTCAACAGGCTGAGGACAGAGAAGTCTCCAATTTCCGGTTGGAGCTGCCTAGTAAAAGACTGCAGATGGCATCAAAGCTTAAGTCTAAGCTAGAGAAGAGCAACTTTGCTAAGTTCTTTCTGTTGTTTGCTACAATGCTTGGCACTTCCATGGTGATTGGTGATGGTGTCCTCACTCCTTGCATCTCAG TTTTATCTGCTGTGGGTGGCATCAAGGAAGTTACAGATTCAATGACACAAG ATAGGATTGTTTGGATATCAGTAGCCATCTTGGTGTGTCTTTTCATGGTTCAAAGATTTGGAACTGACAAAGTTGGATACAGTTTTGCTCCAATAATCTGTGTTTGGTTCGCGTTAATTAGCGGCATTGGGGTCTACAACTTCATCAAGTTTGATCCAACAGTTGTTAAAGCCATTAATCCCAAGTACATCATCAATTACTTTAGAAGGAACAAGAAAGAAGCCTGGATTTCCCTTGGTGGGGCCGTCCTCTCCATAACAG GGACGGAGGCGCTGTTTGCTGATGTTGGCCACTTCACAGTTCGATCAATTCAAATAAGTATGTGCGCTGTCACATACCCAGCTCTTGTATTGGCATATACTGGACAAGCCTCCTTTCTCCGGAAACACCATCAGGATGTTGCTGACCTTTTCTTCAAGTCCATACCAC ATGGTCTGTACTGGCCGATGTTTGTTGTGGCTGTGTCAGCGTCGATCATTGCCAGTCAAGCTATGATATCTGGGACTTTCTCCATTATCCAGCAGTCTCTCTCACTTGGGTGCTTTCCTCGAGTGAAGATTGTGCATACATCGACTAAGTATGAAGGGCAAGTGTACATTCCTGAGGTCAATTACCTTCTCATGCTGGCTTGTGTAGGGGTCACTGTAGGGTTTAAGACTACCACAAAGATCGGAAATGCATATG GGATTGCGGTGGTGTTCGTGATGACCCTCACCTCATCATTTCTGGTTCTTGTGATGATCATGATATGGAAAACCCATATACTACTAGTGATCTCATATGTTGTGGTCATTGGTAGCATTGAGCTTCTGTATCTAAGTTCAGTCCTCTACAAGTTTGATCAAGGAGGGTATCTACCCTTGGCCTTTGCCTTAGTTCTGATGACCATAATGTACATTTGGAATGATGTGTACCGGAGGAAATACTATTATGATCTGGATCACAAGATTTCTCCTGAGGTGGTGAAGGAATTAGTAGGGAGCACAAACTTTAGTAGAATACCAGGATTGGCCATCTTCTACTCTGAGCTTGTTCATGGCATCCCGCCCATCTTCAAGCATTACATGGAAAATGTGCCTGCATTGCATTCAGTTCTTGTTTTCGTCTCAATCAAGTCTCTCCCCATAAGCAAGGTTCCAGTGGAAGAACGATTCCTCTTCCGCAGGGTAGACCCAGATGATATTTATGTGTTCCAGTGTGTGGTGAGGTACGGGTACACCGACATGCGATTCGAGGAAGACCCTTTTGAGAGATTGCTGGTTGAAAGATTGAAGGAGTTCATAAGAGAACACACTGGAGACATGGATTCTGGAGAGCTGCAAGATAGGTTGATTAATGTTGAGAATGAGGCCGAAGAATCAAAGGAAATTGATGAAGAAAGGCTCCAAGAGGATGAAGAAAGGCGCCAAGAGAATGTTGACAAAGATATTGAAGCAATTGATAGAGCGGCACAAGCGGGTGTGGTGCACTTGATCGGTGAGACTGAGGTGATGGCGGATAAGGGCTCCGGATTAGGAAAGAAGGTTTTGATAAATGTTGGCTATAATATATTGAAGAAGAATTTGAGACAGGCAGAGAGTGTGTTTGACATTCCACACAAACGTATGCTGAAAGTGGGAATGATTTATGAGCTTTGA
- the LOC100261439 gene encoding LOW QUALITY PROTEIN: potassium transporter 5 (The sequence of the model RefSeq protein was modified relative to this genomic sequence to represent the inferred CDS: substituted 1 base at 1 genomic stop codon) encodes SVLKDTKDWSVILHLAFQSIGIVYGDIGTSPLYMYASTFTDGVKDNDDILGVLSLIFYTLILIPLFKYVLIVLKANDNGDGGTFALYSFICRYAKVGLIPSRQAEDREVSNFRLELPSKGLQIASKLKSKLEKSNFAKFFLLFATMLGTSMVIGDGVLTPCISASMIGNIEFMYLSSVLYKFDQGGYLPLAFALVLMAIMYIWNDVYRRKYYYDLDHKISLDMVKELVAITNFSXILGFAIFYSKIVHGIPPIFKHYMENVSTLHSVLVFVSIKSLPISKVPMEERFIREEMMMTLTLTLTLMYGYTNVRFKEEPFERLKEFIREEMMMTLTLIHSNKDMVFGELQDGLINGENESKESKRIDEERHQEDVDKNIEAIDRVSRASVVHLIGETEVIAKKGSRLGKKVLINVDYNILKKNLSWTNKVFNIPHKPMLKVGIIYEL; translated from the exons TCTGTTTTGAAGGATACCAAGGACTGGTCTGTGATACTTCACCTGGCGTTTCAGAGCATTGGAATAGTGTACGGGGACATTGGAACTTCGCCTTTGTACATGTATGCAAGCACTTTCACTGATGGTGTCAAAGATAATGATGATATTCTGGGGGTTCTTTCTCTCATCTTCTACACCCTCATCCTCATCCCTCTCTTCAAGTACGTCTTGATTGTTTTGAAGGCCAATGATAATGGCGATG GAGGGACATTTGCTTTGTATTCTTTTATTTGCCGATATGCCAAGGTGGGGTTGATCCCTAGTCGACAGGCTGAGGACAGAGAAGTCTCCAATTTCCGATTGGAGCTGCCTAGTAAAGGTCTGCAGATTGCATCAAAGCTCAAGTCCAAGCTAGAGAAGAGCAACTTTGCCAAGTTCTTTCTGTTGTTTGCCACAATGCTTGGCACTTCCATGGTGATTGGTGATGGTGTCCTCACTCCTTGCATCTCAG catcaatgattGGTAACATTGAGTTTATGTATCTAAGTTCAGTCCTCTACAAGTTTGATCAAGGAGGGTATCTACCCTTGGCCTTTGCCTTAGTTTTGATGGCCATAATGTACATTTGGAATGATGTGTATCGGAGGAAATACTATTATGATCTGGATCACAAGATTTCTCTTGACATGGTGAAGGAATTAGTAGCCATAACAAACTTTAGTTGAATACTAGGATTCGCCATCTTCTATTCTAAGATTGTTCATGGCATCCCACCCATCTTCAAGCATTACATGGAAAATGTGTCTACATTGCATTCAGTTCTTGTTTTCGTCTCCATCAAGTCTCTTCCCATAAGCAAGGTTCCAATGGAAGAACGATTCATAAGAGAAGAGATGATGATGACCCTAACATTAACATTAACACTGATGTATGGGTACACTAATGTGCGATTCAAGGAAGAGCCCTTTGAGAGATTGAAGGAGTTCATAAGAGAAGAGATGATGATGACCCTAACATTAATACACAGTAATAAAGACATGGTTTTTGGAGAGCTACAAGATGGGTTGATTAATGGCGAAAATGAGAGCAAAGAATCAAAGCGAATTGATGAAGAAAGGCACCAAGAGGATGttgacaaaaatattgaagCAATTGACAGAGTGTCACGAGCAAGTGTGGTGCACTTGATTGGTGAGACTGAGGTGATAGCGAAGAAGGGCTCTAGATTAGGAAAGAAGGTTTTGATAAATGTTGACTACAATATCTTGAAGAAGAATTTGAGCTGGACAAATAAGGTGTTCAATATTCCACACAAGCCTATGCTAAAAGTGGGAATAATTTACGAGCTTTGA